ttttctttttacgGTTAAACAGAACTAAATATCAATGACTCATTTAGTTTCAAAAAGGTTTCCTTGACAATGTACCTTATCTATTTATCTAATTAGTTTTCTCTTGAAGAACCGTTTAAGAAGGATTcatatggttttatttaatttcttttaagaAACAGGAAGCAACAGCAATTGCATTTTTATAAACAGTTTTCTTCCTGAAAGGAAAACTGTTGTGTTTGCTCATGTGTTAGAACATGTGAGATCCCACACTACTATTGCCTGTGTGTGTTCAGGGCTGGGGgagcatctctctctccctcctacAGCTCAAACTAATTTAGCATCTTGCCAGAGGAATGAATGTGTAGTCTGAACAGAAGAGGGGATTTCTttactttctgtctctctgtctgcctgCCTCTCAGTCTCTCACATGCATTCTTGTAGATTTCAGCTGAATAAGCATCTGACTGTAGAGTAGGAAACGGTCCAGCAAGCTCAGATACTGAGCATCCTTATGATCTCTTCCATTGGAAAAGCTAGCATAAATCTCTCCCTGGAATCTGCAAATCATTAATCATCTCTTTGTTCTTTACTTTAGATTTAGAAACATCTGTAGTTAACAAGATACTTCAGCTAACACAGTTCCCAAGCCCCCACTGCTTTGTTTCTAATCAGATGTGTCTGTCCACAGCCTCAGAGTGTGAGTGGAGTTGAAATGAGGAAAAGGCAGCAGGGACGCATTGAAGGACCCCCGCAGGCGCCTGGTCACCCGAGGCCCAACACCTGCTGTCTGTGTTGGTGTGGATGCTGCAAATGCCTCTGGTACACCTCATCCTTCTTTATGTTCTGCTGTAAAGATCTAGATGCATGGAAGCTATTTGCttaacaatgagttttacattgAGCAGCAAGTATTTTATCACCATTAACTGCCTCAAGTacattaccgttcaaaagttttgggttggtaagatttttaaatatgcttttgaattcatttgatcaaaaatacattaaaaacagtaattctgtgaaatatttgaaattaaaaaatgtaaaacaatgcagagctgatttttttttagcaggcattactccagtcttcagtgtcacatgatccttcagaaatcatattaatatgctgattaggtcatcaagaaacatttcttattattaatgtcgaaaacatctgcttactatttttgtagaaacagtgattcttttttcagaattcatttatatttatttaaaaccgaAACCGTAaccttttgttacattataaatatctttctgttacttttgatcaattgaatgcatccttgatgaataaaagtaaaaaaaatcttactgaccccaaacttttaaactatAGTGTAAATGCTAAATATTTGTGGGCTCACTCTTACTTTAGTTTGAGCAGGTGTTGCCATTTGACTTTGCATGATTTTAGTCTTTTGTAACATGCGTTTGAACTAACAAAACTAGTTTTATCATTGGATTTTATGAATTCTGTGGTGGTTTCATAGTATTACTTTGTTAGTCTCACTTTAAAACATTCCGTCTTTTTGCTGAATTTACAGAAATGTATGATAATCTAAAATTTGCTAAATGCAGTATATCTTCAGGTTGACACTTTAATATAAACTCAAACCTTGACTGAGCAATGGCCATTTTAGCTTTCTGCTAGGCAGCCTGTTAATTTTTAACATGTATTGCCATTGTGTAAAttactgagtttaagcaaaaCATATATTTGCATTGTTGTATGTTAGCAAGGCCTTTTAAAATCCTCCATCAGGAATATTAAGAAAATATGTGGAAGAGGGTTTGTCTCAGTATGCAAGCTAACATtgcacatttatttgataattaccGAATGCACTTTTAAGCAGGAGTACAACACAAATATAAGTGCCACTAATAATGAGAAGAAAACAACTTGTCTTTAACCACAGCTGGaccattcttttattttttatttgatgtttcatttaattgattttttaaacTTGTCTACAAACACATTACATTAGAATGAAATTCTGGCTGTTGTAACTCTTTAAATAAATCGCAAGAAAAAGTGTTCCTTAAAGAGTTAAATTAGCTTGTAATAATATGGGGAAAAAGTAGCTGGAGTTTGAGGCTGGGCCACTGAGCAAAGAAAGATTGGAAAGGCCATAGCACAGCTTGCAGGGGGACTATAAATAACatgaatgaatacaaatattgcatgaaaaaaaagaaaacattgagGAGGCAGTACAAACCCTACTCTGTAACCTCGGGTTTCCACAGCCATCCCCCCACAAAACACTTCCACTATCTGCACGGTAAATGGCTATTTCTGTCCCACATCACATGCAAAACAGCTGTGTAGTACATGTTATATATTTAGAACCTTGTCAGCTTGTCGAACCCCATGGCTAACAAACACAGTTATACTTGCTGTACAGAGACTTGAACTGAGAAACACAGGCGATGTTCACCTGTGATTTGTAGCTTAGTTTCAATAAAAGCTCTTTTTGGACTAGAGGACGAATTTTAGTATTTAGATTATGGATAGACTTTTATTgcaagtcagtttttttttccaaacttgGGGCCAGAAGGGAGTGAGAgaaacatttaaagggatagttcacccccccccccccaaaaaaaaacaattctgtcactaattattcagcctcatgtcatttcaaacccgtaagatgatcttcggaacacaaattaagatttttttttaatgaaatccaagagttttctgaacctccatagacagcaacacaactgaaatgatTCTTTaaagcagtccatgtgacatcaggggttcaaccgtaattttatgaagctatgagaatacttttcaTGCACaaggaaaatgaaaataatgactttaacAATTCTTCTCCTAAACGTTCGTCATACTCTTTCCACAATGGCAGCACGTGACAGCAGACCGGATGAGGATAAgaataattgttgaataaagttgttatttttgttttctttgtgcacaaaaagtattcttgttgctTCGTAAAAATTACGGATggacccctgatgtcacatggactatttacaggtgtccttgctacgtttctaaACCTGTGAACATTtaagttgcattgctgtctatggagggtcagaaagctctcagaattcatcaaatatatcttaagttgtgttctgaagatgaacaaatgccttacagtttggaatgacatgagagtgagtaattaataacacaactttcatttttaagtgaactatcttTAACTATCTTTAAGAAGTAAGAAACAGTAAGAAAAACAGAGACTTTGCTGTGTCTAACACTTCTCTTCTCACCCTAGGAATGAAGACAGAAGGGAACGTTCAGAGAGGCAAACATGTACAAAGATGGATAGCATAGAAGCAACAGAGGAACAGTGAGTTATTAGAAACGTCTATCATTGTTTAGGGACAAGatgttttgtactttttataGTGCTCGTGTTCATACCTCCCCAACGTCCTGTTAAAATGAGTGAAATCTCAGTTTGTTACCAAGTCTTTTTGGGGCAATTCAATTTTCAATGAAGTGCCTTTTAATACATTTCCATACAGTGTATTAACTGACAGCTGAAGTTAAAGTTCTTTTAAATGGGtagttcctgtttttttttcattgtctccCATTTGAAGGCATCCCACACTGGATGAGCTGATTGCCTGGTCTCGGAGCTTTGAGATGGTGATGCGCTCTGCAGAGGGGAGGGATGTTTTCCGGGAGTTCTTGCGGTCGGAGTACAGTGAAGAAAACCTGATGTTCTGGCTGGCCTGTGAGGAACTAAAGAAAGAAACCAACCCATCAGCTATCGAAGAAAAAGCCAGGATCATTTATGAAGACTACGTCTCCATTCTTTCGCCAAAAGAGGTTAGAATACGTGACTGCAATATGACCgtaaaacaaaatatgacaacataaaaatataagatattcatattacattaataactaaacaaaatatattctatAGCATTTTTTGTGCACAAACATTTTCTGAACTGTCAcctgacaaaaataattttggATATTCATGGGTTGATTGGTGTGTTTCTTTCTATACACAAATGTAGATGGAATCTACATTTTTTTACTTAGCTCATATGCTCAGCATTTTATTCCTACAAATTATTTTTGCCATGTTTTAAGAAAAATTGACATATtttaatggacaaaaaaaaaaacatattttgaattttaGTATGCAATATATTCAATATAGTGCAATCTTTCacacaaaatataaacatatatttacatataatctTCAGGGAAAGTTGATCTTCACATTTGTTGTCGGCCGGCAGGTCAGCTTGGATTCCCGGGTGAGGGAAGGCATCAACCAGAGCCTGGCAGAACCCAGCGGTACGATGTATGAGGAGGCCCAGCTTCAGATCTACACCCTCATGCACAGAGACTCCTTCCCCAGATTTCTCAACTCATCTGTTTACAGGGATCTCCTTAACAGCAAGAGGGCCTGCTTAGACACCTAGGTTTCAGCTAGAAgatttgtgacaaaaaaaaaagccccaAGGTGCCACTTTCAAAAGGTGTGATGTTTCTTATTTCAAGAGTGAGTAGTTAAGCAATTCTGAGCATCCACTAGTGACCATGAAGTTCAGTTCTGTTTAAGTGCCAATATGAGCTGCTCAGGCAACCGtgacacagaaaaaaacatgtagGAAATCAGACAGATGCATACTTCCTACTGTCTTTTTCATTCACCTGTTTTGTCTCTTTTGACTCCTCAAATCTCCTCTCTCTTCCTgtttacatcacttgttcacttTCTCTGTGTTCTTTCTACCTGATCCTTTCCATCTTTTACGCCTCGCATATCTGAGGACAGCTGAAtaatgctgttattattatttttttaagagaatCAAAAAACAACGGATAAGCGGTAGATGTTAAGCTAGAAAACCTTTGCATGATACAAGGTTATGGAATTTACTCCAGTTTGACATTTAAGCCCCGGactacaatgttttgttgttgttgttttttttacaaagggGAGAGAACATTGTAAAGCTCTCATAAGCGAAGGGAAAATTAGCTGTGCCAAATGTTTTGTAAAAGAGAAGCTGGAAAGCGTAACCTCCGTCCAAACTCTGTCTTTGCGTGTCGACAGTTCTTTAACTGGGAAACATAAGGGCTAGCTAGTGTTGTGATTGGGCAGCTAAATGAATCATGaacatttctttctctctgcaaAAATCACAATGCCACTGAGTAAGGGCACAAAAGCTGCTGATGCTGGTGATGACACAGTTTATTGTGTGAGTCCTCCTAGCCCCTCCCAGTCCGTTACTAACAGAGAGAAGCACAGGTACTGTATGTCATGGGCTGTAAGCTTCGCCGGACTGACCGAGAATTGCTTGAAAATCACCCACCAACGTTCTGGAGGTTCTTAAAAGAGCTTCGAATTGTCTTACacattaaagaaatgtattttattaaacaaaagtgTAGTGAACACTATGCCTTGTTTTTGAGAGTTCCACTaggattatttaaaataactgtgatCGCCGAGACCTGCTCGATGAGGTGGTGCGACGGAGTCTCTTTTCTCTGCCTCCGAGTCCAAATGTTCGTTTTTGCGACTTGAAACAAGGAGCGGTCGTTTTCACAGCTCGGAAAACTGCAGGTTATCgagaaaacaagcaaacaaaaaaaaaacgaagcaAGTCAGTcttttttataatgcttttttcCAGCATGCGTTTCTTCTGTTGTTTCACGTACACATTGCAATACTTAACCCAGATATGATGTGAACCTCTGCGGGAAGCATCGCGTTGACGATGATACTTACAAAAGACGATTTCCTTCCGAGGTTTAGACGTGTGTCCCTCGAGAACGTGTTGTTGGATTCAAACTTGAATGTTGCTGTTCAATTTTCTAGACATTTATGTGCTATTGCAATCGCAGCAGCCAGTGCATGAGAACACGATATTTAAATGACTGGTGTGTTAAACCACTCTCTCACCTTTTAGCGGAGAAATTCAAGAGTGAATTGCATTTAAACCAACGTTTTTTTTGGTCACCACACCCAACCTCAAAGTGTCACTTTCCTGAACTCTTGTGCCAATGAATGAACGTTTGTTAAGTTAGGCATGATCAAGtgtgttgttgttgggttttcTTACTGGTGCTCTGAGAGTTAAGTGCCATTCACTCTGCAGGTTTACCACATTAAAATGAAGACCTTTGTCACTTTACCGAGTGCATAGATATTCTTCTTTGAACTATTCAAGTGTTTGAGCATCATCCAATGTGAGTAGGTCCTTTAATAGGTGTTACCTAGTAGTTTAGTTTACTTACTGAAGCAGCGAACCATCGTGGGAAGCTTGGCTTTCCAACATTTCTAAAACAAAATGATtgaattttcttgtttgttttaaaagaaaaagaatcaTGTCATTAAAGAAATGAGCAATAAATCAAAATTGTCTtgctctaaaaaaagaaaagaaaaagacactGTATGACACATGGACATTTACTGTACCAAACTATCTTTGATGGGGGTAATTGACACACATTTACTGTAAGTTTTATGATAAATGTCAATGAAAATTAATGTGACTGTATGACTATTTCAATCCATACATGTCAGTAATCCAGGAAGTCCAATGTCATTGAAACTATTCGACTGAGTgaatatatatgattatttaaagcAGATAAggacagatttaaaataaatcatagtAGAAGataatcatgtttatttaaacaaTGAAAACCGAAATGAAACCGAAGTTCTTATTATTGACAAAAAATGTGAGGCAAATAAGAAATGGAAATTCATGCAGTATTATGCTACTATATTTGGCTGCAGACGGAATCGTTTGATAAAAACTATCGTTAAAAAGTTTCACACATGAAGGTATTATTCGAATTTGACATTTTCacttattattaattgaactgcAGAATATACAAGAACATGCGATGTCACATTTGGTCTCGTTTGCAGTGAACCATCCTTTTAGAAAGTAGTTGTCTGTTTCATTTCAATGCCTCAACTTTATTTTTGCTGCTAATGTTTAATCCGATTTCGAGAGTTTAGGAGTTTTTCTCTTGACGGCTGTCACCGTGATGGCTAACAGCTGTT
The Carassius auratus strain Wakin chromosome 38, ASM336829v1, whole genome shotgun sequence genome window above contains:
- the rgs17 gene encoding regulator of G-protein signaling 17, which gives rise to MPQSVSGVEMRKRQQGRIEGPPQAPGHPRPNTCCLCWCGCCKCLWNEDRRERSERQTCTKMDSIEATEEQHPTLDELIAWSRSFEMVMRSAEGRDVFREFLRSEYSEENLMFWLACEELKKETNPSAIEEKARIIYEDYVSILSPKEVSLDSRVREGINQSLAEPSGTMYEEAQLQIYTLMHRDSFPRFLNSSVYRDLLNSKRACLDT